Proteins from a single region of Styela clava chromosome 1, kaStyClav1.hap1.2, whole genome shotgun sequence:
- the LOC120334808 gene encoding akirin-2-like, producing the protein MACGATLKRSLDFDPLHTVVSTSPSHAPIVARTPPSKRRRLSPRCGSVFSNAECRMSSGSPSQSSSSLNPSPFKPMHPISSEAILKNIFDEYKRMKRRRQLQLTPDTPSASDTGTQNLQNFTLAHASGSSAPFQPSSPLPSTSGAAEQQQDKKVTNTPLLTMKQVGMICERLLKEQEEKLRSEYEKVLVLKLSEQYDAFVKFNYDQVQRRLNECPASYVS; encoded by the exons ATGGCTTGCGGGGCGACTTTAAAAAGAAGTTTGGACTTTGATCCTTTGCACACTGTGGTATCAACCTCCCCAAGTCATGCCCCAATTGTTGCAAGAACACCACCTAGCAAGCGTCGTCGATTATCTCCTCGTTGCGGATCAGTTTTCTCGAACGCAGAATGTCGAATGTCATCAGGATCTCCTTCTCAGTCTTCGTCTTCTTTAAATCCGTCTCCGTTCAAGCCAATGCACCCAATTTCGTCAG AGGCGATTTTGAAGAATATATTTGATGAATACAAAAGAATGAAAAGGCGTCGGCAACTACAATTGACACCGGATACTCCATCGGCCTCCGATACTGGAACCCAAAACTTGCAGAATTTCACTCTGGCCCATGCATCTG GTTCTTCTGCTCCATTCCAACCAAGCTCTCCACTTCCGTCCACTAGTGGTGCTGCAGAGCAACAACAAGATAAGAAAGTGACCAACACCCCGCTTCTTACTATGAAGCAG GTTGGAATGATATGCGAGCGTTTATTGAAGGAACAAGAAGAAAAACTGAGATCTGAATACGAGAAAGTCCTTGTTCTTAAGCTGTCAG AACAATACGATGCATTTGTTAAATTCAACTATGACCAAGTACAAAGAAGATTGAACGAATGTCCTGCTAGCT aTGTTTCCTGA